In one Dunckerocampus dactyliophorus isolate RoL2022-P2 chromosome 9, RoL_Ddac_1.1, whole genome shotgun sequence genomic region, the following are encoded:
- the LOC129187733 gene encoding trace amine-associated receptor 13c-like, with protein MMETEDQSELCFPQLINISCRKPSSHRPEDVLLTVLLYIICIFTVVLNLLVIISISHFRQLHTPTNLLLLSLAVSDFLVGLLVWPGEIYLRTSCWTLGDVLCLSYNYVSFTVTCASVGNMVLISADRYVAICDPLHYNTKVTVKRIQLCVCLCWFFALLLCSIILKDQLAHPEKCSSCYGECVVTVDFEEGILDLVVVFILPLSIIITLYMRVFVVAVSQARAMRSHVTSVKLQHSVTGRAKKSELKAARTLGVLVLVFLMCFCPFYIVSLASSTFSSSAKYSQYLFDVNSFLNPLIYALFYPWFRKAVRHAVTLHILQPGSCGENIL; from the exons ATGATGGAGACGGAGGACCAATCAGAGCTCTGCTTTCCACAACTCATcaacatctcctgcaggaagccCTCATCTCATCGGCCTGAAGATGTTCTTTTGACTGTTCTGCTGTACATCATCTGCATCTTCACTGTGGTTCTCAACCTGCTGGTCATCATCTCAATCTCCCACTTCAG GCAGCTCCACACTCCCACCAACCTgctcctcctctctctcgctGTCTCTGACTTTCTGGTGGGCCTCCTGGTGTGGCCTGGTGAGATCTACTTGAGAACATCCTGCTGGACTCTTGGTGATGTTCTGTGCTTGTCATATAACTATGTGTCCTTCACAGTGACATGCGCCTCGGTAGGAAACATGGTGCTGATATCAGCTGACCGTTATGTTGCTATTTGTGATCCTCTGCATTATAACACCAAAGTGACTGTGAAAAGAATTCAACTTTGTGTTTGTCTCTGTTGGTTCTTTGCTCTCCTCCTGTGTAGCATCATTTTGAAGGATCAACTGGCTCATCCGGAAAAGTGTAGCTCTTGCTATGGAGAGTGTGTCGTTACTGTTGACTTTGAAGAGGGGATTCTTGACCTTGTCGTGGTTTTCATCCTTCctctcagcatcatcatcacactGTACATGAGAGTGTTTGTGGTTGCTGTGTCTCAGGCGCGAGCCATGCGTTCTCATGTTACATCAGTCAAGCTACAACATTCAGTCACTGGAAGAGCAAAGAAATCAGAGTTGAAGGCAGCCAGGACTCTTGGTGTCCTTGTCCTTGTCTTCCTCATGTGTTTCTGTccattttacattgtttcccTTGCAAGTTCAACCTTTTCTTCATCTGCAAAGTACAGTCAGTATTTGTTTGACGTCAACTCCTTTTTAAACCCTTTGATATATGCCTTGTTTTATCCCTGGTTTAGAAAAGCTG